The genomic DNA aaaagtaaaaatcatatatatatatttatttattcaaattctatCCAATTCCAAATTTAAGGATTTATAactagttaaattaattttgcaTTTATCATGCATTTTTAATCTCAATTGAAAATCAATACACAATAAATtatggaatatatataaaaatggatgatgaaccaaataaaaacaagcaaaaaaagattttttattttttaaaattgaaacaaaaacaaattaactaCTTCATTGAATTCAactcataattataaaattgagaattttctTTCTACAGTTGATTAAAATATGAGTTCCACATATTCATAACTTTGCTATTGTTAGAAGGGAAAATCGCATTAAGATTATAAACTAGGGTCGGGGCAGTAAATTCTATAgcacatttaattaaaataaaatatgattttaattaattttttttaacataaaaggGTATAGTCTAGTTGTtcaacttgaaaaataaaaaataaatttgattatgagttcaaattttttaaaaaaaatatattttgaaataattttttaaattaaaattaagatatccaaatttattttttttacatttttctatTTGGGATGGCCAACCCAATTTTCTGTATGGACATAGAACTAgggttcaattttatttattgtttgtttgactcaattttagaaaaaaaaaatgtgtcacATATATAGTCATGAAATAAGCTGCATGCTGCAGGCCAACCACGCCACCACGAAACTGAAAAGCTtccttttaatttgttttttattattttaatacaaaaatttcgtcaacaatataaataaattagccaaattaaataaactagcatgtatctcgtgcatttgcacgagtaataatataaaaaatcgttaaaaaaaaatattacagtaaaaattttatggacgggtaaacccacaatccgacccaagtatccatttattctcacatatatccaaattaatcacagttctagactttcaaacattttaaaaattaagcaaatattatatatatatatatatatatatatatatatatattagttaaaaagttgaacttatattattaaaagttgaacttatattgttaatataagatttgttacaatattatataatatgtaaataaCTACGTGTAAAACACTTCTTTTCTCTTGTTAAAAACTGTATTGGATTAGGATAGGAATGATGAAAATGTGAGGAAAGACCcattaattaacatttaattaaagGACAATCTTAACAAACCACTTTACTTCTTATTtctatttacttttttaataaaaacactaATTAATTGTAAGTTCGCATATCTTTCACgaaatcatttcttttattccATGTATTATACTTTCTTTgatattgaaatataatatatataaagattatattTTGACCATTTATTCAAAATGCATGCCTTAACCTTGCATGTAATTTAAGTTATTTCCTATTGaccaacaaaatattatattctttctttaaataatagttgccacaatctaattaatttgtaatcTAGATTCAAATCaagataaatattttcttaagaaTAATATTACAGATTATTATAGATTATCTTGCTTTTTTTGATTTAATCCAAACATTCTTATCACTTAAGTTATCtagtaaattatgtttatttatttaattagaataaattaaattattttttgttgataaaaataaaataaaaaatattttgtaagaatatgaaaatatagttttaatatttataataataaaaaataatccatTTAAAACAATACATTGTTACCAAGTCTGAACAGAAAATTCGGCAATGTAAGTAACAGACGGAAGAATTTATTCGACCCTCTCTGTGGCTAAATGTATAACTTGCTTGGAAGGCGCCGGGAAGATGCTGGGAAATTTCTCAACTTCATTACCTATTAATAAGGTCATTGATCGACTATCGTTATCAACCCTAGACAGTAATTAGCTCCAAGAATAATATCTCACTTGTATTATCATCTAAGTTTGTCTTCATCTCTTTACTATCAACATTATCATGTTACCACCTGATCATGAAAAATGTCATCTCATTGAACCACCATACAAGCGACTGCGTAAAGCATTCAGAGTTACCTACTTCATCGTTTCCTTATCCAACACAGCCCGTCGAGCAGCAGCCGCTGCTCGAGTCCTTCCCGTTTCCGTCGATGCCGAATACCCACTCCATGTCGCACTCGATATCTCTATGGAGATCGATCGGAAAGCGCTGTCATTACTTGTGCCGGAGCGTAACATGGAGGCCCTGGCAATGTTCGGGGGAGGAGTTGAATCATTGGCTGTCGCCCTCCAGTCCGATACGAAGCTAGGAATCAGCAGCGGGGATGTGAAGAGACGGGTTGAAATGTTCGGTTCGAACACGTATGTAAAACCGCCGGTTCGGTCGTTTTTCAGCTTTGTGGTGGAGGCGTTCAAGGATATCACGATCATAATTCTCTTAGCGTGTGCGATTCTATCGCTGGGATTTGGTATCAAGCAGCATGGAATTAAAGAAGGGTGGTATGACGGTGGAAGTATTATAGTCGCGGTTGTTCTTGTAATCGCAGTCTCTGCTGTTAGTAACTATAGACAAGGAACTCAGTTTCATAAGCTGTCCGAGGAGAGTGAAGATATTAATGTTCAAGTATTGAGAGACGGAGGCCGTCGACAGCCGATCTCTGTTTTCGATATTGTCGTGGGCGATGTCATTTTCTTGAACATTGGAGACCGTGTGCCGGCGGATGGGTTGTTCTTGGACGGCCATTCGATGAGAGTTGACGAGTCGAGCATGAACGGCGAGAGCGATCACGTTGAAGTGGACGCAACCAACCCGTTTTTACTATCAGGAACGAAGGTGGCGGATGGTTATGGTCACATGATGGTAACTTCGGTGGGGATGAATACGTCTTGGGGAGAAATGATGAGTTCGATTAACCGAGATTCGAATGAGCTGACGCCATTACAGGAACGCTTAACAAAACTAACATCCTACATCGGGAAGATCGGTTTACTCGTGGCATTTGTAGTTCTTGCGGTTCTTATGATCAGGTACTTCACCGGACACACCAACGACGATCAGGGACGTCGGGAATTCACCAAGGGGGTGACAAAATCCGACGATATCATGAACGCGATGATTCGTATCGTCGCGGCTGCGGTTACTATAATCGTCGTCGCCATTCCGGAAGGTTTGCCTCTAGCTGTTACTCTTACTCTGGCTTATTCAATGAGAAGAATGATGGGCGATAACGCGATGGTTCGGAAGCTATCCGCTTGCGAAACAATGGGCTCCGCCACGACTATCTGTACTGATAAGACCGGCACGTTGACATTAAATCAAATGAAAGTGACGGAAGCTTGGATGGGGAAGGTATTATTAACAGATAACTTCCCACAAGAAGTTCTTCAATTACTACACGAAGGAATTGCTTTGAATACGACTGGAGAAGTTTATAACAAGAAGGAGATTTCTGGAAGCCCGACTGAATCAGCCATCCTGCACTGGGCAGTGTTTGATTTGGGTGCAGACATTGAAGAGCTAAAGAAACGCCATGAAATAGTCCATGTGGAAGCTTTCAACTCGAAGAAGAAACGGAGCGGAGTTTTGATTAGAAGAAACGAAAGGGTGGAAGCGCATTGGAAGGGGGCTGCAGAAATGATTCTCGACATGTGCACGAATTACTACGATCAAAATGGTGTAACTAAGTCGATGAAGAATGAAGACAGAATGCAAATCAATGGCATCATTGATGATATGGCTGCCAAGAGTTTAAGATGCATTGCTTTTGCTCATAAAGAAATTGGAAGAGTTACTGAAGAAGGAATTGAGGAAACCGGATTGACCTTATTAGCAATTGTGGGTATTAAAGATCCCTGCCGCCCGGGGGTTAAAGAAGCAGTCTTGTCCTGTAAACATGCAGGAGTAGACGTGAAGATGATTACCGGAGACAACAAATTCACAGCCACGGCGATTGCACTTGAATGTGGCATCCTGAGAGTAAACGAGGATCTAACAAACGCTGTTGTGGAAGGCTCAACGTTCAGAAACTACACCAACGAAGAAAGAATGGAGAAAATCGATATGATCAGAGTGATGGCAAGGTCATCACCAATGGACAAACTATTAATGGTGGAATGTTTGAAGAGGAAAGGTCAGGTGGTGGCTGTTACAGGAGACGGTACAAACGATGCACCAGCTCTTAAAGAAGCTGATATCGGACTCTCAATGGGGATTCAAGGAACTGAAGTAGCGAAAGAGAGTTCAGACATAGTAATCATGGACGATAACTTCACTTCTGTTGTTACAGTTCTGAAATGGGGGAGATGCGTTTACAACAACATCCAGAAGTTCATACAGTTCCAATTGACAGTAAATGTAGCAGCACTTGTTATCAATGTCGTCGCCGCATTATCCTCAGGTGAAGTCCCACTTACAGCAGTCCAGCTATTATGGGTTAACCTTATAATGGATACTCTTGGAGCCTTAGCGTTAGCCACTGAGCAACCAACAGACGATCTATTGACAAAGAAGCCGGTGGGGAGAACAGAGCCACTTATAACAAAGGTAATGTGGAGAAACCTAACAGCTCAAGCACTTTATCAAATCACGGTTCTTCTGGTTCTAGAATTCAAAGGGAGAGATATATTTGGGGTGAATGAGAAGGTGAAAGATACACTTGTTTTCAACAGCTTCGTGCTTTGTCAAGTGTTCAATGAATTCAACGCTAGGAACCTGGAGAAGAAGAACATATTCAATGGGATATTGAAGAACAGACTGTTTATTGGAATCATAGTGGTGACTTTGGTACTTCAAGCTCTAATGGTTGAGTTTCTAAAGAAGTTTGCATCTACAGAGAGATTGGATTGGGGACAATGGTGTGTTTGCATTCTGATCGGATCTCTTTCATGGCCTATTGCTTGGATTGTCAAATTCATTCCAGTTTCAAGGAAAGGTGTTCTTCTTAGCCTCCCAACAATCAGAACAATGGAAACCTGAATAtcaagcagcagcagcagcagcagtaAATACTTTTATAATCAAGCTTTACTTTACtttagttatattatattatttcttctGTAGCTATGAACTTCTTTAATCAATAAAtgctaaattttttattctaaaattcatTCTACAAGATTGATTCATCGTCTTACCTTCTTCAATGCTCGTGAAAAAGCAAGAGATCGCAATGCATGCCACGTTCTGCGATCAATAATATGTTAATCTATCGTTctgaatcatcatcatcattatctgGAGAACGGACAAATTACAGGACAGATAAGAAATTGATAGATTCAAATCAGAAACAATCTACTAGAATGAAATGCAATACTAACATTATCAAATCAGTAGCTACGAGCGATAGACGATTCCGATGGGAGATGATTCGTGGTCGTTAGAGATTTGGAATTCGCCGGAGCGGATTGTTCGATCTAGGCTAGGGTTTTCATTCGAGATGATAGATAGGTTCAATGAATCATACCGGAAAAGAACCCGATGTTCACGTCCAAAAGACGCTGGAGTGCGGCGgtttagattaatttttatttttttattcaattgtATTAAGTAAAGTTTTTGCCgtgaattaaattttcaaattgtaTAAACAAAATGATTGATTGAAGGGTTTATTTCTATCGGGTTAAACAAGCAAATTTAAATTGTAATGAAAACAAATtgttatctttatatttataaaattagttatgataatataaatgaaattattatctaaaaaataaaatatcttatatttgaTTGTAAAAGTAATAAAGTCGTGTTAATTAtgttcaataaataaattataattaaaaaaattacaacataATAATGTAGACTAGAGGTAGAGGTGATTGTGACGTAATATCTTTTAGGTTCCTATAGTTGGTATCATTGTATTCTATGTCCCTATCaagcatatttttttttttatcactttttaaTATTCTTCCAAACTCTCCTGGTTTATCTATAATAggttattcttattatttttaacaaaaaaaaaaaaaaaaaaaaaaaaataatgtaaaaacttttcatatatatatagagagaaatgattagatgagggaatttggtgagggaatgacgtggcataatcttattcgctgaaaaaatcaaataatttcttattatttttaacaaaaaaaaaaaaaaaataatgtaaaaacttttcatatatatatatagagagaaatgaTTAGATGAGGGAATTTgggagggaatgacgtggcataatcttattcgctgaaaaaatcaaataatttctctctttcctcccacttttacatttttcaaccaatgaaggtgatgccacgtcattccctcaccaaattctctcactaaattccctcactctatcactcctctctcttgtattttttttaagatatattttctctttttttccaAATGAGGTAGGTGTTATATGAATGTGCTATATAAGGGTGTTGTAtatagggctgcaaatgagtcaagccgctcgtgagctgctcgcgagccgctcgatcaaagttcggcttgagcttgactttgatcgagttcgagccgagctcgagccggctcgtttaatattcgagccgaactcgagctcatataatgcttgctcgacGGCTTGTCCAGTTTTTTCGAgcttgataatatataatatatttatttatttaatataaaaaaaacttaaaatttaaaacaattttttttttctctattttcaaaGCCTATATAGAAGGCTCATAAtctacattattatattatattgtcataaaacaaaaccctaatttctaatgtatcaatactcttcatctctttttcttctacTTTCTTTCGTCTTCatcgtttcttcttcttcttcctcatcttcaccattttttctttcttcttattcttcctctatcttcaccatttcttcttcttcttccttcttcactatttcttcttctttcgtcttcatcattactttcactcattcataataggctaatacatttttttatgttatctcaTTTACACTATTTCTAtcattcattcacaagaaaCCTACaggtaatttaaatatatttccatTTCTACTATAGTTATTgctcatacttttaaataactttgatttttttgtattatgagaaaTTTGTGCTTATATAGATCGTTCATATatctatatggaaaaacactattatatatattaatagcgttcatagatctatatagaaaaatatttttaatatatattgatcatagatctatatagaaaaaaaactattatggtaaacaatattatattatattatatataatattgaaatattaatatattatatataataaaagataaaagataaaaaaaaatgttagtatatattttgtatatattatgaagagataaaaaaggtgagtatatattatatataatatgttgagtgaaaaattgaatttataatattaataatatattgtaatatataaataaattaatacattctttttaataagtcaataaattcttgttatatttgtacccaaataatttaattatatataataatatttaatataaaataggttgaatttgtttttgtccgtatctcccttaaaccttaaagtaagttaaattttagttatttgttttaacatgtattttttatattaattatttttaatcttaaatgcAAGTATGTGTACTTGTGCTATGCTTGAAGAacgtgacttaaaaaatattaatatattgaatgttcaattaatttatatagtattgtactttaattttagaattttatattttagaattttgactaGTAATTGTGGTTGAATGCTTTTTggattattatgattttggaattttaaatagttataattttttcatattttcaattttaaatattatgttttaaatgttgaatatgtatgaaagtttgatatttcattttgaaaataaattttagtttgagttcgagcttgaattcgagctcgagcttgagttCGAGTTTTTCGAGCCGAGCCGagcttataggtaaatagtcgagtcaagctcgaactcaaatttataaactcattcgagctcgagttcgagtcgagctaataaatactaaatcgagtcgagttcgagctcaagcaaattcgagcttgactcggctcatttgcagccctacttgtatatatcattactctatatatatatatttaaaattgtcaaTTCAAATTTCTTACCCcgaatttttgtaatataaataatttttcaatcttGGTGGTTTGTttactcatatttttttattatattgtcaatacttttttaagtttatgtccGTTCCCTTTTTAACAACAGAGaacacaaaatttttaaatttaaagttgtTTTTACGTGTTTTCAATAATGAGTCAATAATGAGTGGTTTGATTTAATCTTTAATATGGAGGTCTCTTACATGTTTCCTCACATTATTTGTACGAGTTTTTACTATTTCGGTCATATATGTAAATTATCAATTATCATTTGGCATGACTTTTTCGGCGTTGCTTCCTAATCTTCGGCTAAGGATAATTTCAACTGCCGCTCaaaatatttggtagagattttTTCAATATCATTTCATTGGTCCATTCAACTTGTTCTACTTCAACATTCATCGTTTAACAACTCaaataagttcaattttaaagTGATCCTCAACAAATGGTTGGatcttatttattgaaaaaaataattttataaattgttattacaataaaatatatatatatgtatatatatatatatattaattttataattttatataactcTCAAGAAGTAATggctttattaaaaatatatatgtctcATACATAACTccaagaatttaataaaaattaattacttatttaaaattgaactcaTATCAAATCAtatttagaaagaaagaaaaaaaaaaaatctgtgTAATTTCATTCTCTAAGATACATATAAGAAGGttaaaattcattttgtttttctcttACAACACTTCTTTAACATTATAAGGTGTCTTTCTCTcccttttatattttctttggttcaatattatatttagttGTATTGGATTTGTcctttcaaatttataattctaatttttgatATATCGTTATTTGTTTGTTACTTATATTTGATCATTATTTTGGCAATTCTTTCTCGAGTCTATATTATAAAGTGTTACTCaatcaaaaatgaaatttgcatattttcttatctttattttctcttaataatttggatgtatttctcattattttgacCGATCTATGAATAATGACAAATTTCATtgtctttcaaaatattttgtggaGTTTTTTTCAACACAACGTAATTGATTTATTCGTTTTATTTTACTTTCTCACTCATCTTATGATATTCAAACGAGTTTATATTTGAAGTCaccttaaaataaatcaaagttaattttagattttcttcattaaaattttattattttacaaatttcttaTACTGTTTaacatcaaaaaaaaattatttagttttttaattttgtacaaattatttttatattatttacaaattaatatttcatatataatttaaatttaaattaatgagaattattttttataaaaataaaataaaatggtccCACCAATGGATTAATGGATACTCCTCAAATTGGTGTCACATATTCCATCCTATTTGGTATTGTCCAAATCAACCAAATAGTTAGGTACtttctttgtaatattattGAAATCACAATAAACTAAGATTGCTAGGTTTGTATTGTATGACATTCTTGTACCACATTGCTTAACCATcaattaatgtatatatatatataattaagaatgaaGTAGTGCACGTCACACATAATAAATTACACAAagaaaaaacatgtgaaattgtctatgatttttcaaaaaaaacatattatataagtTTCTCAATTCACACCACAATATTTGTCAATGGCTACTGTATTCTTTTCACATGAAGACATCATAAGTCTTTCTAGTATGAATGGTTGACCTTGTATATACATTATGtgcacaaataatatatatatatatatatataatattattatttaatttataaataaaaataccctaacttttttaaaaataaaaaatctaactataataaaataacatttcataTACTCTCttataaataacataatttatgaGGTAATATTCGTTATACActtaactaaatttaaaatatatttttatattttattttgtttgaaactgttcattatagatttattttttgtttgaaattactctttttgtaaatttatttttgtttaaaattgtttattatacatttatttttgtttgaatttatatcataaataaatacaaccatttaaaatattataaaatcgtTAATTTATGTTGAAAATATACACAAATTTATCTTATACGTGGtatatctaaatttttattcttataaattttgttgCTGACAAAACTTTCAACTTCGTTTTGAGATTATTTCTTCAACTGAATTTTCAAACGACGATGCATTTATTATGTTTCATTTACATATTTACATACAAAGATGTTGCATGTTAAAACGATTATGAGATTGTTACTCATTTGTCTCCTTCATATTTAGatattgtgtgtttgtgttgtactcaaaaatcatctctaaacaataaaaaaaatattgatgttaaacgagagaaaaatgtatgataatcttataattaaaatattaataatataatagaaaatacgaaatataatattatagtataaaACTCGTAATAGACTTAGGGatcaacaatttttaaatattctataaattattttaagaaataaatttattttactctttataaattaaattttaaatgcagaataatattttaaataaatctcaaatagcaaatattttttaataaaccctaaaaaaacattaaaaaaatccatGATAGAGGTGCTATTAGAAACAAATAATGTATgcaaattatacaaattaattaaatatgaaaaaaaatgatttgaaaaTTGAAGTATTAACtatcactagtagaaaaaggggcattagtaagggctaaaaccgttactgaaagcatcTAACGCCGTTACTGAAACCTATTTGTAACGGCAAACaaaaccgttaccaatcgttactaaaaattacgttacagaaaatatactagtatcagtaacggcgttcgaaaaccgttactgatagtcatgtaataacagtaacggttctagccgtctaaaaaccgtcacagaaacaacactagtatctgtaacggttatctaaaaccgttacagatagtaatgggacaacagtaacggttttagccggctaaaaaccgttactaatagaccttagtatctgtaacggttttagataaccgttacagatactagtgttgtttctgtgacggttttttgtttattaaaccGTTACAGTTAGATTTATAGTAACggtatttcaaattatttaaccgttactaaaccctaatagatttttttttttttacaaatttttacctatttaaaacctcaatcaataaccaataaccaaaaaccaaaaagcacacaatcatcaataaccaaaaacccaaaactacaatcattaattcaaaacaataatcatccacaaactacaacccatccaaaaactacaatccatccaaaaactacaatcgtatcacaaattcacaaaaaccattaattaatgtaattcaAATTACATTCAACTAACCAGAAGCGACGATCACGAGGAAGGGGATCATCTCTAAGTAGGAGGGGCATCATCTCGagtgggaggggcaggtggaagttgatcacggggaatcctggctaataagaagttcatcgtCGATCTCAGctcaagcatctcatcccgcattctCTCACGCTCCCTTCGAGCTTCTTCACGTTCATCCTCACGCTGCATCAATAACTCTTCGCGTTCCATTTCAcgctgcctttgtgcttcctcacgctccatttgacgctccattaaggcttcttcgcgctctctccgtgactgaagcttctcagcttcacgctcctctcgcatcCTCTGTATCTCCTCAAGTAAAAGTGCGTTTTGCGTGTCACCGCGCTGTGTGCTAGTACCACCCCGAGCATCAGGTCTAAAAGATCTAGGTGTGACACCGGAGCCCAAACCCACAACTCGCCCATGTCCCTGAGACCCGAATGCGCACTCAGCCAACTGCAATTCATTTCTattcgggtcttcttctatagcagttcgcaaggcagtctacaaacacaaattacattcgattacatacatacataaaataaataaaagaaatataactaataaacacgacttaccactttttcttgaataatagggggaacctccggatttggatcttgcagagtcggtttctttgtatgagtgtgcagaaataattctgcaaaattaggcgacgtaccggtagtcttctcctgtacaaatttaattattaataaaaacttaataactttataaactttgttattcaatgataaaacgaaccatttgcttctccacttgagaaaatgagatgctgcccgcatgattcttgtacacaacatgcgacctattttgcgcattcacagcacttgttttctgcaaataagaaaacatttgtgtttaatgaatgattaatgtaagagctatttataaacacattaatttaccGCGGCAGCAAAGACaatgacaatttgaaacaaCAAGAATTGAAATTTATGCAACCtgattaaacaaataaaacgCAAAAAGTGAATCAAACTAATCAAAAACGCAACCTGTTTCAATTAGTTGATCAAGCAAAAGATTTCCCCATTTTATTAGTTCCTAACCAATTCATTACTAAATAATACATGTGtacctaaattattatttttaaagcatAGCAACAGTAATCTTAATACAAATAAACCAATAATTAAAGTACAAAAAAGCCTCCAAAAAGTCCAATAACAGAAGAAACGGAATTCCTAAAATCTAAACATCCAAATTTACCTACTTTGTTCTATTCTTCCTTTTTCTAtaatcaaactatatatatcatcatcttcttcttcaacaagctcaaacaaaaaaataatccaaTAAACCAGCCAAACCATGTTTTTTTCAGCATTCTCAAGTGGCTTACCATCATTAACAAGACAATCATCATACCTAATCCTATTGAAAATTCTAGGGTTTATCAATTCTAGAATAAATGATGGTGAGTATACTCACCAGAATGAGGGCGCAGCTGCAATTGGGAGAACCAATTGGGAGAACCAAATTATGAACTAAACCTGAATGAGAAATCAGAAAACAGCCCGTCTGTTATTACCAAAATTATACAATGTCAAATAAACCTAAACgtaaatacaataaatatatacctGATCGGCTTGATTGATTTATCAGCTTGAAGGAACAGAGGGAAGAGTGAAGAAGAGAAGATGCGGGCGGGCAGATTGATCGGAACAGAGAAGAGGGAAGAGGGAAGAGTGAAGAAGAGAACTTACCTGATCAATTGGATGATCGACGTCTTCTACCAGCGGCGATTTCAGAGATGCAGGCGCGCGGTTGAAGAAAACGGGAGCGcggagagaagaaagaagaaaa from Impatiens glandulifera chromosome 9, dImpGla2.1, whole genome shotgun sequence includes the following:
- the LOC124916610 gene encoding putative calcium-transporting ATPase 13, plasma membrane-type, whose product is MLPPDHEKCHLIEPPYKRLRKAFRVTYFIVSLSNTARRAAAAARVLPVSVDAEYPLHVALDISMEIDRKALSLLVPERNMEALAMFGGGVESLAVALQSDTKLGISSGDVKRRVEMFGSNTYVKPPVRSFFSFVVEAFKDITIIILLACAILSLGFGIKQHGIKEGWYDGGSIIVAVVLVIAVSAVSNYRQGTQFHKLSEESEDINVQVLRDGGRRQPISVFDIVVGDVIFLNIGDRVPADGLFLDGHSMRVDESSMNGESDHVEVDATNPFLLSGTKVADGYGHMMVTSVGMNTSWGEMMSSINRDSNELTPLQERLTKLTSYIGKIGLLVAFVVLAVLMIRYFTGHTNDDQGRREFTKGVTKSDDIMNAMIRIVAAAVTIIVVAIPEGLPLAVTLTLAYSMRRMMGDNAMVRKLSACETMGSATTICTDKTGTLTLNQMKVTEAWMGKVLLTDNFPQEVLQLLHEGIALNTTGEVYNKKEISGSPTESAILHWAVFDLGADIEELKKRHEIVHVEAFNSKKKRSGVLIRRNERVEAHWKGAAEMILDMCTNYYDQNGVTKSMKNEDRMQINGIIDDMAAKSLRCIAFAHKEIGRVTEEGIEETGLTLLAIVGIKDPCRPGVKEAVLSCKHAGVDVKMITGDNKFTATAIALECGILRVNEDLTNAVVEGSTFRNYTNEERMEKIDMIRVMARSSPMDKLLMVECLKRKGQVVAVTGDGTNDAPALKEADIGLSMGIQGTEVAKESSDIVIMDDNFTSVVTVLKWGRCVYNNIQKFIQFQLTVNVAALVINVVAALSSGEVPLTAVQLLWVNLIMDTLGALALATEQPTDDLLTKKPVGRTEPLITKVMWRNLTAQALYQITVLLVLEFKGRDIFGVNEKVKDTLVFNSFVLCQVFNEFNARNLEKKNIFNGILKNRLFIGIIVVTLVLQALMVEFLKKFASTERLDWGQWCVCILIGSLSWPIAWIVKFIPVSRKGVLLSLPTIRTMET